A genomic region of Anas platyrhynchos isolate ZD024472 breed Pekin duck chromosome 9, IASCAAS_PekinDuck_T2T, whole genome shotgun sequence contains the following coding sequences:
- the LOC101796828 gene encoding calcium-activated potassium channel subunit beta-2 isoform X1, with product MSLCLKYPRDKWRSFHRPTAASKNNTGQPSKMFIWTSGRSSTSYRHDEKRNIYQKIRDHDLLDKRKTVTALKAGEDRAILLGLAMMVCSIMMYFLLGITLLRSYMQSVWTEEAQCSLLNASITESFNCSFSCGPDCWKISQYPCLQVYVNLTSSGQKLLLYHNEETMKINSECSYIPKCGKNYEESLSLVNVVMENFRKYQRFSCFYDPEGSQKNVILTKLYSSNVLFHSLFWPTCMMIGGVAIVAMVKLTQYLSLLCERIQRINR from the exons GTCCTTCCATCGTCCCACTGCAGCAAGCAAAAACAACACTGGGCAACCctctaaaatgtttatttggaCCAGTGGCCGGAGCTCTACATCTTACAGACATGATGAGAAAAG AAATATTTACCAAAAAATCAGGGATCACGATCTACTggacaaaaggaaaacagtcaCAGCCCTAAAAGCTGGAGAAGACCGGGCCATACTCCTCGGGCTGGCCATGATGGTGTGCTCTATCATGATGTACTTTCTCCTGGGAATCACCCTGCTGCGGTCTTACATGCAAAG CGTCTGGACGGAAGAGGCTCAGTGCTCGCTTCTCAACGCATCCATCACAGAAAGCTTCAACTGCTCATTTAGCTGCGGTCCAGACTGCTGGAAAATCTCTCAGTACCCCTGCCTCCAGGTGTACGTCAATCTCACTTCTTCCGGCCAGAAGCTTCTGCTCTACCACAACgaagaaacaatgaaaattaattctgag TGTTCGTATATACCCAAGTGTGGCAAGAATTATGAAGAATCCCTGTCGCTGGTGAACGTTGTGATGGAAAACTTCCGAAAGTACCAACGCTTCTCCTGCTTCTATGACCCCGAAGGCTCTCAGAAGAATGTAATATTGACCAAACTATACAGCTCTAATGTACTGTTTCACTCCCTCTTCTGGCCCACCTGCATGATGATCGGTGGCGTTGCCATCGTCGCGATGGTAAAGCTGACTCAATACCTTTCCCTCCTCTGCGAGAGAATCCAAAGGATCAACAGATAA
- the LOC101796828 gene encoding calcium-activated potassium channel subunit beta-2 isoform X2: MSLCLKYPRDKWRSFHRPTAASKNNTGQPSKMFIWTSGRSSTSYRHDEKRDHDLLDKRKTVTALKAGEDRAILLGLAMMVCSIMMYFLLGITLLRSYMQSVWTEEAQCSLLNASITESFNCSFSCGPDCWKISQYPCLQVYVNLTSSGQKLLLYHNEETMKINSECSYIPKCGKNYEESLSLVNVVMENFRKYQRFSCFYDPEGSQKNVILTKLYSSNVLFHSLFWPTCMMIGGVAIVAMVKLTQYLSLLCERIQRINR, from the exons GTCCTTCCATCGTCCCACTGCAGCAAGCAAAAACAACACTGGGCAACCctctaaaatgtttatttggaCCAGTGGCCGGAGCTCTACATCTTACAGACATGATGAGAAAAG GGATCACGATCTACTggacaaaaggaaaacagtcaCAGCCCTAAAAGCTGGAGAAGACCGGGCCATACTCCTCGGGCTGGCCATGATGGTGTGCTCTATCATGATGTACTTTCTCCTGGGAATCACCCTGCTGCGGTCTTACATGCAAAG CGTCTGGACGGAAGAGGCTCAGTGCTCGCTTCTCAACGCATCCATCACAGAAAGCTTCAACTGCTCATTTAGCTGCGGTCCAGACTGCTGGAAAATCTCTCAGTACCCCTGCCTCCAGGTGTACGTCAATCTCACTTCTTCCGGCCAGAAGCTTCTGCTCTACCACAACgaagaaacaatgaaaattaattctgag TGTTCGTATATACCCAAGTGTGGCAAGAATTATGAAGAATCCCTGTCGCTGGTGAACGTTGTGATGGAAAACTTCCGAAAGTACCAACGCTTCTCCTGCTTCTATGACCCCGAAGGCTCTCAGAAGAATGTAATATTGACCAAACTATACAGCTCTAATGTACTGTTTCACTCCCTCTTCTGGCCCACCTGCATGATGATCGGTGGCGTTGCCATCGTCGCGATGGTAAAGCTGACTCAATACCTTTCCCTCCTCTGCGAGAGAATCCAAAGGATCAACAGATAA
- the LOC101796828 gene encoding calcium-activated potassium channel subunit beta-2 isoform X3 → MFIWTSGRSSTSYRHDEKRNIYQKIRDHDLLDKRKTVTALKAGEDRAILLGLAMMVCSIMMYFLLGITLLRSYMQSVWTEEAQCSLLNASITESFNCSFSCGPDCWKISQYPCLQVYVNLTSSGQKLLLYHNEETMKINSECSYIPKCGKNYEESLSLVNVVMENFRKYQRFSCFYDPEGSQKNVILTKLYSSNVLFHSLFWPTCMMIGGVAIVAMVKLTQYLSLLCERIQRINR, encoded by the exons atgtttatttggaCCAGTGGCCGGAGCTCTACATCTTACAGACATGATGAGAAAAG AAATATTTACCAAAAAATCAGGGATCACGATCTACTggacaaaaggaaaacagtcaCAGCCCTAAAAGCTGGAGAAGACCGGGCCATACTCCTCGGGCTGGCCATGATGGTGTGCTCTATCATGATGTACTTTCTCCTGGGAATCACCCTGCTGCGGTCTTACATGCAAAG CGTCTGGACGGAAGAGGCTCAGTGCTCGCTTCTCAACGCATCCATCACAGAAAGCTTCAACTGCTCATTTAGCTGCGGTCCAGACTGCTGGAAAATCTCTCAGTACCCCTGCCTCCAGGTGTACGTCAATCTCACTTCTTCCGGCCAGAAGCTTCTGCTCTACCACAACgaagaaacaatgaaaattaattctgag TGTTCGTATATACCCAAGTGTGGCAAGAATTATGAAGAATCCCTGTCGCTGGTGAACGTTGTGATGGAAAACTTCCGAAAGTACCAACGCTTCTCCTGCTTCTATGACCCCGAAGGCTCTCAGAAGAATGTAATATTGACCAAACTATACAGCTCTAATGTACTGTTTCACTCCCTCTTCTGGCCCACCTGCATGATGATCGGTGGCGTTGCCATCGTCGCGATGGTAAAGCTGACTCAATACCTTTCCCTCCTCTGCGAGAGAATCCAAAGGATCAACAGATAA
- the LOC101796828 gene encoding calcium-activated potassium channel subunit beta-2 isoform X5 has translation MFIWTSGRSSTSYRHDEKRDHDLLDKRKTVTALKAGEDRAILLGLAMMVCSIMMYFLLGITLLRSYMQSVWTEEAQCSLLNASITESFNCSFSCGPDCWKISQYPCLQVYVNLTSSGQKLLLYHNEETMKINSECSYIPKCGKNYEESLSLVNVVMENFRKYQRFSCFYDPEGSQKNVILTKLYSSNVLFHSLFWPTCMMIGGVAIVAMVKLTQYLSLLCERIQRINR, from the exons atgtttatttggaCCAGTGGCCGGAGCTCTACATCTTACAGACATGATGAGAAAAG GGATCACGATCTACTggacaaaaggaaaacagtcaCAGCCCTAAAAGCTGGAGAAGACCGGGCCATACTCCTCGGGCTGGCCATGATGGTGTGCTCTATCATGATGTACTTTCTCCTGGGAATCACCCTGCTGCGGTCTTACATGCAAAG CGTCTGGACGGAAGAGGCTCAGTGCTCGCTTCTCAACGCATCCATCACAGAAAGCTTCAACTGCTCATTTAGCTGCGGTCCAGACTGCTGGAAAATCTCTCAGTACCCCTGCCTCCAGGTGTACGTCAATCTCACTTCTTCCGGCCAGAAGCTTCTGCTCTACCACAACgaagaaacaatgaaaattaattctgag TGTTCGTATATACCCAAGTGTGGCAAGAATTATGAAGAATCCCTGTCGCTGGTGAACGTTGTGATGGAAAACTTCCGAAAGTACCAACGCTTCTCCTGCTTCTATGACCCCGAAGGCTCTCAGAAGAATGTAATATTGACCAAACTATACAGCTCTAATGTACTGTTTCACTCCCTCTTCTGGCCCACCTGCATGATGATCGGTGGCGTTGCCATCGTCGCGATGGTAAAGCTGACTCAATACCTTTCCCTCCTCTGCGAGAGAATCCAAAGGATCAACAGATAA
- the LOC101796828 gene encoding calcium-activated potassium channel subunit beta-2 isoform X4: MSLCLKYPRDKWRNIYQKIRDHDLLDKRKTVTALKAGEDRAILLGLAMMVCSIMMYFLLGITLLRSYMQSVWTEEAQCSLLNASITESFNCSFSCGPDCWKISQYPCLQVYVNLTSSGQKLLLYHNEETMKINSECSYIPKCGKNYEESLSLVNVVMENFRKYQRFSCFYDPEGSQKNVILTKLYSSNVLFHSLFWPTCMMIGGVAIVAMVKLTQYLSLLCERIQRINR; this comes from the exons AAATATTTACCAAAAAATCAGGGATCACGATCTACTggacaaaaggaaaacagtcaCAGCCCTAAAAGCTGGAGAAGACCGGGCCATACTCCTCGGGCTGGCCATGATGGTGTGCTCTATCATGATGTACTTTCTCCTGGGAATCACCCTGCTGCGGTCTTACATGCAAAG CGTCTGGACGGAAGAGGCTCAGTGCTCGCTTCTCAACGCATCCATCACAGAAAGCTTCAACTGCTCATTTAGCTGCGGTCCAGACTGCTGGAAAATCTCTCAGTACCCCTGCCTCCAGGTGTACGTCAATCTCACTTCTTCCGGCCAGAAGCTTCTGCTCTACCACAACgaagaaacaatgaaaattaattctgag TGTTCGTATATACCCAAGTGTGGCAAGAATTATGAAGAATCCCTGTCGCTGGTGAACGTTGTGATGGAAAACTTCCGAAAGTACCAACGCTTCTCCTGCTTCTATGACCCCGAAGGCTCTCAGAAGAATGTAATATTGACCAAACTATACAGCTCTAATGTACTGTTTCACTCCCTCTTCTGGCCCACCTGCATGATGATCGGTGGCGTTGCCATCGTCGCGATGGTAAAGCTGACTCAATACCTTTCCCTCCTCTGCGAGAGAATCCAAAGGATCAACAGATAA
- the LOC101796828 gene encoding calcium-activated potassium channel subunit beta-2 isoform X6, whose protein sequence is MSLCLKYPRDKWRDHDLLDKRKTVTALKAGEDRAILLGLAMMVCSIMMYFLLGITLLRSYMQSVWTEEAQCSLLNASITESFNCSFSCGPDCWKISQYPCLQVYVNLTSSGQKLLLYHNEETMKINSECSYIPKCGKNYEESLSLVNVVMENFRKYQRFSCFYDPEGSQKNVILTKLYSSNVLFHSLFWPTCMMIGGVAIVAMVKLTQYLSLLCERIQRINR, encoded by the exons GGATCACGATCTACTggacaaaaggaaaacagtcaCAGCCCTAAAAGCTGGAGAAGACCGGGCCATACTCCTCGGGCTGGCCATGATGGTGTGCTCTATCATGATGTACTTTCTCCTGGGAATCACCCTGCTGCGGTCTTACATGCAAAG CGTCTGGACGGAAGAGGCTCAGTGCTCGCTTCTCAACGCATCCATCACAGAAAGCTTCAACTGCTCATTTAGCTGCGGTCCAGACTGCTGGAAAATCTCTCAGTACCCCTGCCTCCAGGTGTACGTCAATCTCACTTCTTCCGGCCAGAAGCTTCTGCTCTACCACAACgaagaaacaatgaaaattaattctgag TGTTCGTATATACCCAAGTGTGGCAAGAATTATGAAGAATCCCTGTCGCTGGTGAACGTTGTGATGGAAAACTTCCGAAAGTACCAACGCTTCTCCTGCTTCTATGACCCCGAAGGCTCTCAGAAGAATGTAATATTGACCAAACTATACAGCTCTAATGTACTGTTTCACTCCCTCTTCTGGCCCACCTGCATGATGATCGGTGGCGTTGCCATCGTCGCGATGGTAAAGCTGACTCAATACCTTTCCCTCCTCTGCGAGAGAATCCAAAGGATCAACAGATAA